One window of Gilliamella sp. B3022 genomic DNA carries:
- a CDS encoding class II aldolase/adducin family protein, translating into MLEIQKQKVVDMAQKSSEWGLCKHKAGNSSVRDEQTGYVLVTPTTIDKKLLTIRDIVVMDLDGNIIEADSGLRPTSECLMHLEIYKAREDIFAVSHTHSIFATSFAVLSRPIPAVVYECAILNLKDGVIPVAPYGRPGTTELSHSVIEPIKRADAILMEKHGAIAVDKDPYEAVLKAAYIEEMAEIYYHALLINDGKDPGGFPPEELQNWAYPSQIKFKN; encoded by the coding sequence ATGTTAGAGATTCAAAAACAGAAGGTTGTTGATATGGCACAAAAATCCAGCGAATGGGGATTATGTAAACATAAAGCTGGTAACTCAAGTGTTAGAGATGAACAAACTGGGTATGTGCTGGTAACACCAACAACCATTGACAAAAAATTATTAACCATTCGGGATATTGTGGTGATGGATCTTGATGGTAATATTATTGAAGCTGATTCAGGATTAAGACCTACAAGTGAATGTTTAATGCACCTTGAGATTTATAAAGCTCGTGAAGATATTTTTGCTGTATCACATACTCACTCTATTTTTGCTACTTCATTTGCAGTCTTATCAAGACCTATTCCAGCGGTCGTTTATGAATGTGCTATTCTTAATTTAAAAGATGGCGTTATCCCTGTTGCACCTTACGGCAGACCAGGAACAACGGAACTTTCACATAGTGTTATAGAACCCATTAAACGTGCTGATGCGATTTTAATGGAAAAACATGGCGCTATAGCTGTGGATAAAGATCCTTATGAGGCTGTTTTAAAAGCTGCTTATATTGAGGAAATGGCTGAAATTTATTATCACGCATTGCTTATCAATGATGGTAAAGATCCAGGCGGTTTTCCACCAGAAGAGTTACAAAACTGGGCGTATCCTTCACAAATCAAATTTAAAAACTAA
- a CDS encoding BglG family transcription antiterminator: MVMIIRQRTKGNCDMVVDKRIHTVLNALIQNPSISGVELQAEFGLTRKQLSYTFKKINDFLESSNLELIKRFKTGKFSVPKHVIETFRDEPVSKTIGRYIYSEDERVHLLLFFLLTRTERLSLIHLSSALTVSQNTVINDIKKVQIMMVQYHLQISYDRENGYRIVGNEIDKRYLLLELIHRIISMPIADKIFKQNDIITQGGLEQVGQVFSEIEKKLKIIFTDEQLQELTYFICFMLRRIESNKKIEYLPKNYAEVANSRDFQLMKKLIEKFGITDLNEQIFLTILVQSSNIQTLSDKYFHLDTVLLESAVEVINNFEQISCITFKDKSELIERIYQHWKPAYYRIRYHITNINSVYDIVLQEFGHLHEMVRKAIAPFEKILHGNMPDEEVAFITVLFGGWLTREGLINQIKTKKIAIVVCENSATVSTYLYLTLQVLLPELHFSDAMSKREFEKYNHYYDIVFSTSYLSTDKLLFIVNPSVNNFHKNAFRNQVIGTLQGIDPSIIQVEELMLIIEKFSNIKERKALQKELTAYLYNDEVNDNPLRITQQEIPSLADLMQQEHINIAQLVDLSWQDALELAAKPLLSNQSIERCYLERMVNKIQFEQPYIMLVDGLIIAHAGIDDGVNKVAMSLLKFPQKIDICGYIQADLIVVLATNNPQKHLKALAQLNELLELHDGAANIRKANDSHEIRKLFAHYQ, translated from the coding sequence ATGGTAATGATCATCAGACAACGAACAAAAGGTAATTGTGATATGGTTGTTGATAAGAGAATTCATACTGTCCTAAATGCCTTGATTCAAAATCCAAGTATCAGTGGTGTAGAACTTCAAGCTGAATTTGGGTTAACACGCAAACAGCTTAGTTATACCTTTAAGAAAATTAATGATTTTCTTGAGTCTTCTAATCTTGAATTAATTAAACGTTTTAAAACAGGAAAATTTAGTGTACCAAAACATGTCATTGAAACATTTAGAGATGAACCTGTTTCCAAAACTATCGGACGTTATATATATTCGGAAGATGAGCGTGTCCATTTGCTTTTGTTCTTTTTATTAACTCGAACCGAAAGATTGTCCTTGATACATTTATCTTCCGCTCTTACTGTTAGTCAAAATACCGTTATTAATGACATAAAAAAAGTACAAATAATGATGGTGCAATATCATCTTCAAATAAGTTACGACCGTGAAAATGGTTACAGAATTGTCGGTAACGAAATTGACAAGCGTTATTTGTTGCTGGAATTAATTCATAGAATTATCAGTATGCCTATCGCAGATAAAATTTTTAAACAAAATGATATTATTACCCAAGGCGGATTAGAACAAGTAGGACAAGTATTTAGTGAAATAGAGAAAAAATTAAAAATTATTTTTACCGATGAGCAGTTACAAGAACTGACCTATTTTATTTGTTTTATGTTAAGGCGCATTGAATCGAATAAAAAAATTGAATATTTACCAAAAAATTATGCTGAAGTTGCTAATAGCCGTGATTTTCAACTGATGAAAAAGTTGATTGAAAAATTTGGTATTACCGATTTAAATGAGCAGATTTTTTTAACCATTCTTGTGCAAAGTTCAAATATCCAAACGTTATCCGATAAATATTTCCATTTAGATACAGTCTTATTGGAAAGCGCTGTTGAAGTGATTAATAATTTTGAGCAGATTAGCTGTATTACTTTTAAGGATAAAAGTGAACTTATTGAACGCATTTACCAACATTGGAAACCCGCCTATTATCGAATTCGTTACCACATTACCAATATTAATAGTGTCTATGACATCGTATTACAAGAGTTTGGTCATTTGCATGAAATGGTACGAAAAGCCATCGCACCATTTGAAAAAATTTTGCATGGTAACATGCCTGATGAAGAGGTCGCTTTTATTACGGTTTTATTCGGTGGTTGGTTAACTCGTGAAGGTTTGATAAATCAAATTAAAACCAAAAAAATCGCAATTGTTGTTTGTGAAAATAGCGCAACGGTTTCAACTTATCTTTATTTAACTTTACAGGTCTTACTACCTGAATTGCATTTCTCCGATGCGATGTCAAAACGTGAGTTTGAAAAATATAATCACTATTATGATATTGTGTTTTCAACATCATATTTATCGACGGATAAACTTTTATTTATTGTTAATCCTTCCGTTAATAATTTTCATAAAAATGCTTTTCGTAATCAGGTGATCGGTACTTTACAAGGAATTGATCCAAGCATCATTCAAGTTGAAGAGCTCATGTTAATTATTGAAAAGTTCAGTAATATAAAAGAGCGAAAAGCTTTACAAAAAGAGTTAACCGCATATTTGTATAACGATGAAGTAAATGATAATCCTTTACGCATTACTCAACAGGAAATTCCATCGCTTGCTGATTTAATGCAACAAGAACATATCAATATAGCGCAATTAGTCGATCTTTCATGGCAAGATGCACTTGAACTAGCCGCTAAGCCACTTTTAAGTAATCAATCTATTGAGCGTTGTTATCTTGAAAGAATGGTTAACAAAATTCAATTTGAACAACCTTATATTATGTTGGTGGATGGTTTAATTATTGCTCATGCTGGAATAGATGATGGTGTTAATAAAGTAGCCATGTCGTTGCTTAAATTCCCCCAGAAAATTGATATTTGTGGTTACATTCAAGCAGATTTAATCGTTGTTCTTGCGACCAATAATCCACAAAAACATCTTAAAGCTTTAGCTCAATTAAATGAATTATTAGAACTTCATGACGGAGCAGCAAATATACGAAAAGCAAACGATAGCCATGAAATTAGGAAATTGTTTGCACACTATCAATGA
- a CDS encoding PTS galactitol transporter subunit IIC produces the protein MDFLATMINYILNLGAPVFVPFIMLIAGLIVRMKFREDASAAITLGVAFVGMSMLIGFMVGAIGSAAQTMMERTGIELSIVDGGWTTMANVSWAWPYAFLMFPLQVGVNILMLVLRKTDTFNADLWNVWGKIFTAFIVVAVATPILGPLVALILAFIIAILQIILELNSGDINQHRIEKLTGIPGVTCTHRMLFFCAIYYPFDLLLRKIPILNKPMDAATLRAKIGIFAENHVIGFLLGVTFGIIAGYDVAAILMLGVQAATALMLFPMISKLFMQALSPISEAISDYMNKRFSGRKLFVGLDWPFMGGASEIWFSVIVAIPVTLIWAVILPGNKILPFAGIINIALIVPAYILTKGNTLRMVILAIIGVPFFLFVGTQFAPIITDLGLSTKAIDIPANQLISNSSIDAPIFTYAFSFIWQCLQGYFIPLIFAVYWCVGYFFYSRELRRETLQDLAKNN, from the coding sequence ATGGACTTTCTTGCAACAATGATAAATTATATTTTAAATTTAGGTGCTCCAGTCTTTGTACCTTTCATTATGCTTATTGCTGGCTTAATTGTACGAATGAAATTTAGAGAAGACGCATCAGCCGCTATTACGCTAGGTGTTGCATTTGTGGGTATGAGTATGTTGATTGGTTTTATGGTTGGTGCCATTGGCTCAGCTGCACAAACAATGATGGAACGTACAGGCATTGAGCTTAGTATTGTTGATGGCGGTTGGACGACTATGGCAAACGTATCTTGGGCTTGGCCGTATGCTTTTCTTATGTTTCCTTTACAAGTGGGCGTCAATATTTTAATGCTGGTCTTAAGAAAGACCGATACATTTAACGCTGATTTATGGAATGTATGGGGCAAAATCTTTACTGCATTTATTGTTGTCGCAGTAGCTACACCTATTTTAGGTCCTCTTGTGGCATTAATTCTTGCTTTTATTATTGCCATACTCCAAATCATATTGGAACTCAATTCTGGTGATATAAATCAACATCGTATTGAAAAATTAACTGGTATTCCTGGGGTGACGTGTACCCATCGAATGTTATTTTTCTGTGCGATTTATTATCCTTTTGATCTGCTACTTCGCAAAATCCCTATTTTAAATAAACCGATGGATGCAGCAACATTACGTGCCAAAATTGGTATTTTTGCTGAAAATCATGTTATTGGTTTTTTATTAGGCGTGACCTTTGGAATTATTGCTGGTTATGATGTAGCAGCCATCTTAATGTTAGGAGTGCAAGCCGCTACTGCATTGATGTTATTTCCAATGATTTCTAAATTATTTATGCAAGCGCTCTCGCCAATTTCTGAAGCAATTAGTGATTATATGAATAAGCGTTTTTCTGGACGGAAATTGTTCGTAGGTTTGGACTGGCCATTTATGGGCGGGGCTAGTGAGATTTGGTTTAGTGTAATTGTTGCTATTCCGGTTACTTTAATTTGGGCAGTTATTTTACCGGGCAATAAAATTCTACCATTTGCTGGCATTATTAACATTGCTCTTATTGTTCCAGCTTATATTTTGACTAAAGGTAATACTTTAAGAATGGTGATTTTAGCAATTATAGGTGTGCCATTTTTTTTATTTGTTGGTACCCAATTTGCGCCTATTATTACAGATTTAGGATTATCAACAAAAGCAATTGATATTCCAGCCAATCAATTGATTTCAAACAGCTCTATTGATGCACCGATTTTTACCTATGCGTTTTCTTTTATTTGGCAATGTTTGCAAGGTTATTTTATACCCTTAATTTTTGCTGTCTATTGGTGTGTCGGGTATTTCTTTTATTCCCGTGAGCTGCGCAGGGAAACACTACAAGATTTAGCTAAAAATAATTGA
- a CDS encoding PTS sugar transporter subunit IIB — translation MKKVIVACGSGVATSQTVASKVTRLLKERNLDDIKVEVVDLKSVDAHIKNSAAYIAITKIEKQYPIPVINGIAFLTGINMEAELQKIIDACK, via the coding sequence ATGAAAAAAGTTATTGTTGCATGTGGCAGTGGAGTTGCTACATCTCAAACTGTTGCAAGTAAAGTTACACGTTTATTAAAAGAACGAAATCTTGATGACATAAAGGTCGAAGTTGTCGATCTAAAATCGGTTGATGCTCACATCAAAAATAGCGCGGCATACATAGCGATAACCAAAATTGAAAAACAATATCCTATCCCAGTAATTAATGGCATTGCATTTTTAACGGGAATAAATATGGAAGCTGAGTTACAAAAAATTATCGATGCCTGTAAATAG
- a CDS encoding PTS sugar transporter subunit IIA yields the protein MMEDEMGNESSDQIFFEDLILLDKDFQNTNQFFEFTFSVLKKKKYVTHSFLEAIKKRESSFPTALPTEPYIVAMPHTDIEHVIKPFIFFTRLKGTIPWCEMANNDHVLNANFVFLLGFNEKNGHIDLLQKLMSHFVNSGFLESLFHAKNKHEVFTLLTSNINL from the coding sequence ATGATGGAGGATGAAATGGGGAATGAATCTAGCGACCAAATTTTTTTTGAAGATTTGATTCTTTTAGATAAAGACTTCCAAAATACAAATCAATTTTTTGAATTCACATTTTCTGTCTTAAAAAAGAAAAAGTATGTTACTCACTCCTTCTTAGAGGCAATTAAAAAAAGAGAATCTTCATTCCCAACCGCTTTACCTACTGAACCTTATATCGTTGCTATGCCTCATACTGACATTGAACATGTGATTAAGCCATTTATCTTTTTTACTCGACTCAAAGGAACCATTCCATGGTGTGAAATGGCAAATAACGACCATGTTTTAAATGCTAATTTTGTTTTTTTACTTGGATTTAATGAAAAAAATGGACATATTGATTTGTTACAAAAATTAATGTCCCACTTTGTCAATTCAGGTTTTTTAGAGTCGCTTTTTCATGCAAAAAACAAACATGAAGTTTTTACATTACTAACGTCGAATATTAATCTATAA